The following are encoded together in the Poseidonibacter lekithochrous genome:
- a CDS encoding DMT family transporter, which yields MTAWIYLIAAGLFEVLFASTLKLTENFTKLVPTIAFLVFAATSFYLLTKALEGIPIGTAYAIWTGIGAVGTVLVGIFFYNEPSSVLRLFFISTLVISIVGLKVVSS from the coding sequence ATGACAGCATGGATTTATTTAATAGCAGCAGGTTTATTTGAAGTGTTATTTGCTTCTACATTAAAATTAACAGAGAATTTTACTAAGTTAGTACCTACAATTGCATTTTTAGTTTTTGCAGCTACAAGTTTTTATTTATTAACAAAAGCATTAGAAGGTATTCCAATTGGCACTGCTTACGCTATTTGGACAGGTATTGGTGCAGTAGGTACTGTATTAGTTGGAATCTTTTTTTATAATGAACCTTCATCAGTTCTAAGATTGTTTTTCATTAGTACATTAGTGATTTCAATAGTAGGATTAAAAGTAGTTTCTAGTTAG
- a CDS encoding FkbM family methyltransferase translates to MNLVGFDYINEKDKELAKLFISSKDTKKYILGINRLTKSICKHIEVDGIIDDFTRVQSSRKKKNIVTIEEVPKDAIILCTATGSPLEVIAKLDELGYTHFNYLSFYRYSNLQLNQPPFMDDFEDDFKQNEKEYQKTYNLLADEKSKEVFTKVLNFKMTYDFEFMNGFTNNFDEQYFDSELIPDIKNINFVDGGGYIGDTLKPIMNHFPDFNKIYCIEPNDLHINIAKKNFSEYENIEFINCGLGNKVQNSNDKDESQTNCAHDYQALNINTLDNLIKEKVDFIKMDIEGAEQDAIEGSKETILKYHPILAICIYHKAADWYKVPQMVLDIKKEYTVYIRHYMEGIYETVMYFIPKK, encoded by the coding sequence TTGAACTTAGTTGGTTTTGATTATATAAACGAAAAAGATAAAGAGTTAGCAAAACTTTTTATCTCTTCAAAAGATACAAAGAAATACATCTTAGGTATTAATAGACTTACAAAAAGTATTTGTAAGCATATAGAAGTTGATGGAATCATTGATGACTTTACAAGAGTACAAAGTTCAAGAAAAAAGAAAAATATAGTTACTATTGAAGAAGTACCAAAAGATGCAATTATATTATGTACAGCAACAGGAAGTCCTCTTGAAGTAATAGCTAAACTTGATGAGCTTGGATATACACATTTTAACTATCTTTCTTTTTATAGATACTCAAATCTACAATTAAATCAACCACCTTTTATGGATGATTTTGAAGATGATTTTAAACAGAATGAAAAAGAGTATCAAAAAACTTATAATTTATTAGCTGATGAAAAATCAAAAGAAGTTTTTACAAAAGTCTTAAATTTCAAAATGACTTATGATTTTGAGTTTATGAATGGATTTACGAATAACTTCGATGAACAGTATTTCGATAGTGAGCTAATACCAGATATTAAAAACATAAACTTTGTAGATGGTGGAGGATATATTGGTGATACATTAAAACCTATAATGAACCATTTTCCAGATTTCAATAAGATTTATTGTATTGAACCAAATGACTTACATATAAATATTGCAAAGAAGAACTTCTCTGAATATGAAAATATTGAGTTTATCAACTGTGGCCTTGGAAACAAAGTTCAAAACTCTAATGATAAAGATGAAAGCCAAACAAACTGTGCTCATGACTATCAAGCTTTGAATATCAATACCTTAGATAATCTAATAAAAGAAAAAGTTGATTTTATCAAAATGGATATTGAAGGTGCAGAACAAGATGCAATTGAGGGTTCAAAAGAAACTATTCTAAAGTATCACCCTATTCTTGCTATTTGTATCTATCATAAAGCAGCAGATTGGTACAAAGTACCTCAAATGGTACTAGATATCAAAAAAGAGTATACAGTCTATATAAGACACTATATGGAAGGTATATACGAAACTGTTATGTATTTTATTCCAAAGAAGTAA
- a CDS encoding DUF234 domain-containing protein, with the protein METAIEYFTVFGGMDIKIDTTKPLTELIEKYILKDYTYLRNNVHNLTGGYSVDHAVLSGIALGDRRTYSSFKRAHITFEQGMKCVENLTERGIVEIESSQNFLVNKRGDSKIAKKLLFTTPFLRFWFAFVSPIYKGIKEGDFKEFYEKYEARKADFSDFIFEELGLELITDLYKDDEIKNIGKYWDDNIEISLVAKTKSGKIIAGNCKQTNSKLKKSDLNKLKADCETIGLKADIHTLFTKKGFTTELKGMKSETIKLLTTRNLKILLEESK; encoded by the coding sequence ATGGAAACAGCTATTGAATACTTTACTGTATTTGGTGGAATGGATATCAAAATTGATACAACAAAACCACTAACAGAATTAATAGAAAAATATATCTTAAAAGATTACACATACCTAAGAAATAATGTACATAACCTAACAGGTGGATATAGTGTAGATCACGCTGTATTATCAGGAATTGCATTAGGAGATAGAAGAACATATTCATCATTCAAAAGAGCTCATATTACTTTTGAACAAGGAATGAAATGTGTTGAGAACTTAACTGAAAGAGGAATTGTTGAAATTGAATCTTCTCAAAACTTTTTAGTTAATAAAAGAGGTGATAGTAAAATTGCTAAAAAACTTCTATTTACTACTCCTTTTTTACGATTTTGGTTTGCATTTGTTTCACCAATTTACAAAGGAATCAAAGAAGGTGACTTCAAAGAATTCTATGAAAAATATGAAGCTAGAAAAGCTGATTTTAGTGATTTTATTTTTGAAGAGTTAGGATTAGAACTTATTACTGATTTATACAAAGATGATGAGATTAAAAACATTGGTAAATACTGGGATGATAATATAGAAATTTCATTAGTTGCTAAAACTAAATCAGGAAAAATTATTGCAGGGAACTGTAAACAAACAAACTCAAAACTTAAAAAAAGTGATTTAAACAAGCTAAAAGCTGATTGTGAAACAATTGGATTAAAAGCTGATATTCATACACTATTTACAAAAAAAGGTTTTACTACAGAGCTTAAGGGAATGAAAAGTGAAACAATCAAACTTTTAACTACTAGAAACCTAAAAATATTACTAGAAGAGTCTAAATAA